GTCACCGCGCTTCTTCGGCTTCCACGAGGTCTTCCACTCGTTGACGCTGGCGGCGTTCGTCGTCCACTACGTGGGGATCTCGATGGTGGCGTACCAGCACGGGTAACACCCCCTCCCGCACTTCTCCGAGGGCCACGGCTTGCGAGCCGTGGCCCTTTTTGCATGCCTCCCCGATTTCGAGAGTACATCTTGATTGACAGTCACCATATTTTGAGAGTTACTCTCATTTCATGGAAACCTTCACTCCGGACCCCCGTCGCTGGTGGGCGCTCGGCGCCCTGGTCGCGAGCATGCTGACCCTCGGCTTCGACATGACGATCCTCAACGTGGCGCTGCCGACCATGGCCGCCGACCTCGGCGCGACCACCGGCGAACAGCAGTGGATGGCGGACGCGTACGTGGTCGTCTTCGCGGCGCTGATGCTGCCCGCCGGACTCCTCGGCGACCGGTTCGGACGGCGCCGGATGCTGGTCGTGGGCCTCGGCATCTTCCTCGCCGCCTCCCTGGTGGGCGCGCTGGCCGCGGATGTGAACTGGGTCGTCGCCGCCCGTGCCCTCATGGGCGTCGGCGGCGCCCTCGTCACCCCGCTCGCGCTCTCCGTGCTGCCCTCGCTGTTCGCCCCCGACGAGCGCGCCAAGGCCATCGGCATCATCTCCGCCGCCAGCGCGCTCGGCCTGCCACTCGGCCCGATCATGGGCGGCTGGCTGCTGAACCACTTCTGGTGGGGCTCGGTCTTCCTGGTCAACGTCCCGATGGCCGCGCTCGGCATAGCCGCCTGCGTCCTGCTGCTCCCGGAGACCCGCGACCCCGCCTCCCCCAAGGTCGACACCGTCTCCACCGCGCTCACCGCGACCGGTCTCGGCGCCCTGATCTACGCGATCATCGAGGCCCCCAGCCGGGGCTGGACCGACGCGTTGGTCCTCGGCATGCTCGCGGGAGCAGTCCTCCTGCTGACCGCCCTGGTCCTGCGGGAGCGCAGGCAGCCGCGCCCCATGCTCGACATGACCCTGCTCGCCCACCGCGGGTTCCTCTTCAACACCCTCGCCGCGACCCTGGTCATGTTCGTCCTGTCCGGCCTGCTGTTCGTCCTGCCGCCCTACCTCCAGGCGGTTCTCGGCAACGACGCCCTCGGCACCGGCGTACGGCTGCTGCCGATGATGGGCGGCCTGCTCGTCGCCACCCGCCTCGCCCCACAGGTCGTCACCCGCTTCGGCGCCCGGGCCACGGTCAGCGCCGGTCTGGTGGTGCTGGCGTTCGCCGCCTTCCTCGGCAGCCGTACGACGACCGATTCCGGCTACGGCTTCACCGCGCTGTGGCTCTCGGTCACCGGCCTCGGCTTCGGCCTCTCCCTCATCCCCGCCATGAACGGCGCCCTCGGCACGCTGCCCCGCGACCGCGCCGGCAGCGGCTCCGGCCTCCTGACGACCCTGCGCCAGGTCGGCGGCGCGATCGGCATCGCCCTGCTCGGCAGCCTGCTCGCCGGCATCTTCCGGGACCGGCTGGACGTCACCGGTCTGCCCCCGCAGGCCGCCGACACCGCCGGGGACTCGGTGATCGCGGCGCACCTGGTCGCCCAGCGGACCGGCTCCGGCGACCTGCTGGCCTCCGCGAACAGCGCCTACGTCCACGGCATGGGCGTCGTCCTGCTGGTCTGCGGCGCCGCCGCCCTCGTAGCGGCACTGCTGGCGGCGGCCTTCCTGCCGGGAACGCGGCGGCCCGACGAGGCCGCGGGCACCCCGGACATGGCTCCCGAGCCGGCCGATGCCTGACAATGGCAGCCATGACACCCGCACGAACCTCTCCGCCCACGGACGCCCCCCAACTGGGACTCCGTGAGCGGAAGAAGATCAAGACCCGGACGGCGATCCGCGACGCGACGTACGCC
This DNA window, taken from Streptomyces sp. NBC_00663, encodes the following:
- a CDS encoding MFS transporter; translation: METFTPDPRRWWALGALVASMLTLGFDMTILNVALPTMAADLGATTGEQQWMADAYVVVFAALMLPAGLLGDRFGRRRMLVVGLGIFLAASLVGALAADVNWVVAARALMGVGGALVTPLALSVLPSLFAPDERAKAIGIISAASALGLPLGPIMGGWLLNHFWWGSVFLVNVPMAALGIAACVLLLPETRDPASPKVDTVSTALTATGLGALIYAIIEAPSRGWTDALVLGMLAGAVLLLTALVLRERRQPRPMLDMTLLAHRGFLFNTLAATLVMFVLSGLLFVLPPYLQAVLGNDALGTGVRLLPMMGGLLVATRLAPQVVTRFGARATVSAGLVVLAFAAFLGSRTTTDSGYGFTALWLSVTGLGFGLSLIPAMNGALGTLPRDRAGSGSGLLTTLRQVGGAIGIALLGSLLAGIFRDRLDVTGLPPQAADTAGDSVIAAHLVAQRTGSGDLLASANSAYVHGMGVVLLVCGAAALVAALLAAAFLPGTRRPDEAAGTPDMAPEPADA